In Setaria italica strain Yugu1 chromosome IX, Setaria_italica_v2.0, whole genome shotgun sequence, the genomic stretch AACAAGTCGAAAGCATTGTGAGAACAAAATCCAACTAACTTGGATAGACTTTCAGGATTGCATGTACTAACTATGAGGGGAACAACAAGGGAAAGGCATTATATACTGAAGGAAGGAATTGCTAATAACTTTACCATTCTTGACATGTTTTGACAACACAGCACAGATAAGATTTTCCTCAGAGTTTCACCTCCAATGATTGTGCTaattaaaatagaaaaaatcATTATCCCTAAATTCCACTCAAatttatatttctttcttttcttactGGAGAGTATGTATATTGGTTCAGTTCCAGTTCCATCTGCAATAACATGTAGCAGAACTACTTTCTCTCAGCAAAGCAAATTGGTAGCTAACCTAGGCAGAATAGTTCCTTATCAACGGTAAATAGCAAAAGGTTACTATGGTTTTCTGTCAGTATATGGATTACGGAATAAACAAGCGACTGCATCCCTTTAACCAACATGTAAACCGATAGAGCTGCCATGCGACTGGAAGATTAAGGTATTATTGCATATGTCAGACGCAGCAGATGCAGAACTTGCCTTGAGGAATTCACCTTCAAGCTCTTTCAGGAAGGCCTGAATCTGCAGAGATTGTGGAACTCACGTTAGTTCAAACGGCAGTGCAGCACAAAGTATTATTTACTACTGCCCATAACACTAAGTGAAATACATATCTAATGTTTGCTAATATTTTTTAGGAACATGGAATGTTAAGGTTTCTGCGCATGTGACAGCATGGCTACATGGCGAAATGAAGATTTCCACGAAAAGTATACGTCGAGCATATAATAGAGTACCTAAAACTCAGGTACAAGATGTATTATTTAGTAGCCATGTCCTATGTGCTTGGTGGAATCTGACAAAGCACAGCCTTATGAATGATCATTTTTAACTTACTACTAAGTATTATCGTTTTTCCCTGAAGCGGGAAGAACTTTGAAGTGCTCTGTTATTTTAAATGTAAGAGTACCGATGCTTTGCACATTGACATCGCTGGTTACCGTGTCAGTTTCGCCTTTCTCAAATCCGATGAGCAATAGTGCCTGAAATTCACACATAACAAGTGTAATGTCAGCATTTCCAAGTAAACGCACCGCAAGAACGCAACGATGTGGAAGAACAAGTGAACAACCGCGAGCCGTGACTCACCGGTGGGCCGTACATGGGATCATCCGCTTTCAACGGCACGAACTTGGAGTCCTCTTCCATCAGTTCGGCGGGAGCTCCTGGAACGCAGGCGCGTCACATAAATGGACCGAAACCGAGTATCAAAACCACCTGAAGTGCGCACTTCCACCGCCACGCCAAGCATCTTACCTTCGGGAGGCAGCGATCGGAGCAAACcacgccaccgccgtctccTCGGCGGCGCCACCGAGATGGAGGCGGGACCGCGCGGAACCGGCGCGCAATGTAGAGGGTAGGCGGCAGCGGGGCGTGCGGCGAGCACGCGGGGGAGGAAAACGGCGGCAGCGGGTGTTGCGGCCatcgcggcgccggcggcgaggaacgGGGAAAGCTATCCTCTTCCCTTGTGGTCTCTCTTTCGCTAGCGCTTTGCCAGCGCGGCTCGTTGGTGAGGTGCCGCTGCCGCGCAACGCCAGCCGTCCGATCAGTATCGTAGGGCTTCCTCCTCGCGGGCAGTTGGCTTCGCGCCGGGCGAGCGCGAGCCTCGAGGTAGCTTGGGTCGCGGCCCCGGCCCAGCCCACTCGACTACGTCAGTTTGGACTTGAACGTGGACCACAACGACCGAACCCGCCGACCCATCCATCCCCGTGCCGggcgccgcgccacgccgccgccgccgccgccgccgcgacgccatGGGGAAGCGATCCGGCGGCAGGAAGCTGCCGTTCTTCACGAGATCCTcttcctcgtcatcctcctccaaGAGGAATCgctccgcgcgccgcctcccttccctccccaAGCAGGACAACCCGGCGCGGGCTCTTCTTCCATCCCCCTCCGACGCCTCACCGTCCGCGACCCCGCCTACCGCCGCAGCGGTGCAGACCGCGcagcctccccctcccctctccgccgccgcgggcgccggcggtgcCGTGTCGGGTAAGGTCGGCAAGAAGAAGGCCGGCGCACGCCTTTGGATGCGGCTGGACCGATGGGGCTCTTCCGAGGTCGTCGAGCTCGACAAGGCCTCCATCATCCGCCGCGTCGGCCTGCCGCCGCGGGACCTCCGCATCCTTGGCCCTGTCTTCTCCCACTCCTCAAGCATCCTCGGTGAGCGCCCTTCCCCCATTTATACCCGATCGCTTTTGGTGGTGACAAAACCAAGAAGAACCAAACTGTGGTGTCGTACTAGTAATTTACAACGATTAATTATGCAGCTAGGGAGAAGGCGATGGTAATCAACCTCGAATTCATCAAGGCGATAGTTACTGCCGAGGAGGTGCTCCTGTTGGACCCTCTCGCGCACGAGGTGCTCCCTTTCGTTGACCAATTGAGGCAGCATCTCCCTCAGAAGAGCCTGGTGGGTGGGAATGGTGAATGTGCCCCTGATGGCAATGGGGAAAAGCAGGATGGCTCGCCTGGAGGTCAGGTGCCCTGTCTTAATGAGGCGACCGGGGCAGAGCACGAGCTGCCATTCGAGTTCCAGGTGCTAGAGGTCGCACTCGAGATTGTGTGCTCGTCGCTGGACTTGAGCGTGTCTGAACTTGAGAGGCATGCTACTCCGGTGCTAGACGAGCTGACCAAGAATGTGAGCACGAGGAACCTTGAGCGAGTGCGGAGCCTCAAGAGTCTTCTTACCCGTTTACTTGCCCGTGTGCAGAAGGTATCATTAAAGAGACATCATGTGTGCTTAATTCCTCAGTCTATCCAAACTTAAACAACTTTGGCCATCTGACTGTTTATTATTATCTATATCAATTTTGTAGATCAAATGCCCATTGGAATATATTTCTATTGAGATAATCTTAATTAATTGGTTTCCAGCCTATTCTATTTGCAACAGTGGAGATATCGCTGAATTTTTCAAACAACCCTGAATACTTTATGACAGTGCAGCTTAGATTGGATTCTCCTTATATTGCCTCACACTTGTAGTAATTTTAGTTGCTTGTGCATAGAGTCACAAACCTATCCAGCTAGACGTTTTACTCTGATGTTCTTCTCATTTGCCCTTATGCATTCTGCTGATGCAAAGTGACTGCTTGATGCATTTGCAGTTGTGTTTGCTCTTTGGATTGGCAAAAAAGGCGTGATTAGTTTAATAACTTTAGTTGCAGGGAAGACAAATAGAAATAAAAAGGGTCACCAGCTGTTCAATATTCTTTTGGCATTACATTGTAGggtttcttttgttctttttaAGCTTAACAATCTTACTGTTTAAATTGGATTGTTTTGAGCTGACAAGTGTTTCTGTTGTGCTTGTGAGAATTTTGATGATATCTCATATGCTGCTATACTGGGATCTGTTACGTATTTTATTGTCTTATCAGGTGAGGGATGAAATAGAACATCTTCTGGATGATAATGAAGACATGGAACATCTGTATCTAACAAGGAAGCAAGTACAAAACCAGCAGGTTGAGGCTATAATGTCATCTGCTGCTTCCAACAGCATTGTTCCTGCCGGAACAGGTGTGGCCAGGCTGAACTCTAGCTTTCGGCGAAGTGTGAGCATTGCTACCAGCATGCATTTGGATAATGATGTGGAAGATCTAGAGATGTTGCTTGAGGCATATTTCATGCAGCTGGATGGAATTCGCAACAGAATTTTGTCGGTCAGTCCCTTTATCCATATTGAATtaatgttgttgttgttcttctgtACTGTTATTTCTGTAATTATTTGGTACTGTCTTATGATACAGGATCTGTTTGCGATTGAGAGAATTTAATTGCAAAGATAAAACTTCATTTCATTTTCTGCAAAACATAAAGCTCAGTTTATATAAAGTAACAAAATATCAGTTGTTGGATTAGTTCTGATTTCTGGTGAAGAAACCATTTGCATTGGTGTTTCGGCAGAATTATTCAGTGCTCTGTTCCATATCTATGGCTATGTGGACATTGATTTCTTCTTGGAAATTAAACAGGTCCGGGAGTATATTGATGACACGGAAGACTATGTCAACATTCAACTAGACAACCAGCGTAATGAACTCATTCAGCTCCAGCTTACACTGACCATTGCATCCTTTGGCATAGCTGCAAACACATACATAGTTGGGGCTTTCGCAATGAACATCCCGAGCGCTCTGTACAACATCACCGACGGCAGCCTCTTCTGGCCATTTGTTGGGGGCACCTCATCGGGCTGCTTCGTAATCGTCATCCTCTTGTTAGGGTACGCCTGGTGGAAGAAGTTGCTGGGTCCTTGAACGCAAAGGAAAACCATGGAAGAGAACCTTGTCATTGTTGCAGAAAGGAAGCAGGCGTTCTAAGGATAGAAGAATCAAGGGGATAGCAAGAAAACCGTATATAACGTCTCACGAGTAGTCAATAAGATGAGCATACTGTAATTTCTCATCGGCATAAACTACACGACGAGATGATGTAATGATCGATACGCTTTCATGTTAACATCAGCAGATGTAGCTCTTGCTggcaatgaaaaaaaaatgttgccaTGAAGCTAATAGTATGTGCAAAGGTTTGCTTTGTATACAGATTTATTCCTCTCTGTTCTGGAGCTACACATGTTTCTTTTGTGCTTCAGTTTTTTGGGTAATCGGCAGCCGGCACGTAATGGTTGTTTTCCTCGCTATATAGCCGCATCCTGAGCCCAGTATACTGATCGATCTCTCCCACCAGACCATGAATCGTGACTCCTTTGTTGAGTGTATCTGATATTTTGTTACATTATAGGCTCATGACACAATCTTAGAAGGTACATGTAAAGAGTGGACAAACAAGGACAGCCACCCCTTTGAGATGAAGGGCTAAGATTTTGGCTACTGCACCAAAAATGTTCGTCTGCGGTGGCAAGAACGAATGCTGCGGATCCTCAACTTTGTTGCATcctttttgttttaaaaaatgaTAAATCTGCTAAGCGTTTGCATCACCACCATGTCAACATAGTGATTTGGAGACGCTTTGTCCATGAACCTGAGCTGCGCCTAACAGGACAGGCAACAATGCCACCGTGCATGGAGAGCACGCATCATCAGAGCAACAACCTGCTGGGCAGCCAGACATCCTGGGATAGCATGATGAACATTTTACTGCACAAAAGAAGGGTGCTATGAACTATTATCACAAGTTGATCCGGAGAATGTGCAGCCACCTGATATCCCATGAGTGAatctaagggtgcgtttggtttggagacaagaagggatgggacggtgccgttcctattttttgggatgggatcatcccgtcttatgtttggttgagagggatgaattcatcccagttttttgtttggtacgatggattgaaaacgagggacggatggctcgggtaacaccgttagctacatgtgtttagtgggacccacatgtcatatatgggcccacatgtcatcttcttttcttttttttttctcctcatccttatcttctccaacCCGCTAGAGCTCCCGAAGGCCCAGGCTGCACGGCCCCTGctcgcccgccggagctccgcgccgcccccgctcgcccccgccggaggtccctgtcgccccggccgcgccgcccccgctcgcccccgccggaggtcccaaccgcgccgcccccgctcgccccaggccgcgccgccggaggtacccgctcgccccaggatgcgccgccggaggggcctgctggccgtgggcaccggccgcggcgccggggtgCTCGCCCCGCCGGCTGGACCCGCTTGCTCCGGCGGCCGCTCGTCCCAGGCCACGCCGTCGGAGGtccctgccggccgccgaccctgggcaccggccgcgccacTGGAGGACCCCGTCCTGCCGGAGACGAAGCAGCCCCGCGCCAGTCTTGCGAACGGAGAAGGACGGAGCAGACGGCGCCCGAAGTGGGATGACtctgtccgctcgttttggccggacggggtcatcccgcATCTTGGGAGCATATTCCCATTTGTGGACCGTCCCGTCCCTCGTGActccgaaccaaacactatcaaaTTTGGGACCGTCccgccccgtcccgtcccgtccccggtaccaaacacaccctaaaggGTCGAAACAAGGATAAGAGGagcgggggggaggggggaggagctAAGAATAATCTAATCTTGTACCTTGCTATTAGTACCTAGTCACCAGGTTGATAATCTAAAAGAAGGTTTTACAAGAACACGGCAGACCAAAATACACTACAGCTGATCACAACTGCtactcttctttttccttttccttttctttttctttctttcgatCTTCTTGTCTGGCCCCTTCACCTCCAGTATGGTTTCAGTAAGAGCTGTTTAGCTCTGTGGGAACTGAGAATGGAGCAAGGGTGTTCGGAGGGATTGGAACACCACCCCCACGGAGAGAGACTGTGGGTC encodes the following:
- the LOC101764055 gene encoding putative magnesium transporter MRS2-G translates to MGKRSGGRKLPFFTRSSSSSSSSKRNRSARRLPSLPKQDNPARALLPSPSDASPSATPPTAAAVQTAQPPPPLSAAAGAGGAVSGKVGKKKAGARLWMRLDRWGSSEVVELDKASIIRRVGLPPRDLRILGPVFSHSSSILAREKAMVINLEFIKAIVTAEEVLLLDPLAHEVLPFVDQLRQHLPQKSLVGGNGECAPDGNGEKQDGSPGGQVPCLNEATGAEHELPFEFQVLEVALEIVCSSLDLSVSELERHATPVLDELTKNVSTRNLERVRSLKSLLTRLLARVQKVRDEIEHLLDDNEDMEHLYLTRKQVQNQQVEAIMSSAASNSIVPAGTGVARLNSSFRRSVSIATSMHLDNDVEDLEMLLEAYFMQLDGIRNRILSVREYIDDTEDYVNIQLDNQRNELIQLQLTLTIASFGIAANTYIVGAFAMNIPSALYNITDGSLFWPFVGGTSSGCFVIVILLLGYAWWKKLLGP
- the LOC101763249 gene encoding uncharacterized protein LOC101763249, yielding MAATPAAAVFLPRVLAARPAAAYPLHCAPVPRGPASISVAPPRRRRWRGLLRSLPPEGAPAELMEEDSKFVPLKADDPMYGPPALLLIGFEKGETDTIQAFLKELEGEFLKVIHCTEEMTKQTLWDAMHTEQPNLEAVKIAESLPRICIFSGLTGEEMMMFINAFPETGLEPAAFAALVPNSAEKVLCEVIEEIMGDHEMLTGKNTE